Part of the Capsicum annuum cultivar UCD-10X-F1 chromosome 12, UCD10Xv1.1, whole genome shotgun sequence genome is shown below.
CACCTAAAATCGTGCCCTAGCCTCCTTGTCAAATGAGCAAAGATCAAGTAGAGCATCAAACCACCCACACTTCCACACGATTGGTGAAGAATCTTATAGCACAACTACACTCTTTTGGTGCTTTAAGAAGTTCTCAATTTGTATAAGAACCTGCACACATGCATACAATGGATGTAGTTTAGCGAGAAGTATATTGAATTTGGCTGACGCTTGAGATCTATTTGTATTGTACATGAAGCAACGAACACAGAACATCACTGAAAAATGGTCAAGAAATGCATCGATGCACGTGCACACGGAAATGGAATGCAAAAGAGATAATCGCTTTCAGTTTAAGTCAAAAATACGTATGAGCAGTAGCACACGTGCGTGAAAGAAGCATAAGCCAAGAAGCCAAGAGATGGTAGGGACCTCTAAGGTAATTTCAGTAGGTGTAATATGGCAGACATCTTTCTCCCTTTTCACTGCAATATCTACAAAAAGGAAACATCTATAATTCAGCATACAGACCAAAAAAAGTACCATTCTGAAGAAGAATATGTGATTCTTCGTTATGAAAAATTAATTCTCAAGAAGTAAAACGTATGGACAAGGAGAAGCAAAGCACAAGGAATTCATACTTTCTAGTGAAACTCTGGCACTTGCATTGGCATAATTTTCACCCCTCTTCTCCATTAAAGTAGTTAGCCGCTTCAAAGTCTAACCAAAGACAAAGACGTATCAACAGGAAGAACACAAAACATATCTGCTTTGGCGCAAGGCATACAAATCAAAACAGGAAATTCCAACTGCCTAATGAAAGGAAAAGCTACCTTATCATAAGCGTCTCCTGATTCTTCATGTAAAAGGGGACGAGATTTAGTTCCTTCTGCAATAATTCTCTTGGCCAAAGCTTCTAAAGGAACATCTAACCAAACACTAATACCCTTGTGCATATGTCTCCTGAAAAGCATTAATAGCAGTCAAATAAGCATGTCACCAAAGGCCCACAGAACAGAATCCAGGAGTTACAAAAACTTCATTAATGTAAATCTGATTCACGTACCAATTAATGGGACGAACAACTGCACCTCCACCCGTTGAAACAACAAGCCGATGCATCAAAGATAGCTTCTGCAATACCTCTGTCTAAATAGAACATACAGAATGAAAATCATTTAATATCAAGAATTAAATGGAAAGAAACAGTCAAACAAATGGTAATACCAATAAAAATTGTTCACGACATGGAGTAGCATTTGACAATTTGATCAAGACATTAGATTTATTTggttattataaataaaaattacccAAAAAAGACCATGaatgatagaataaaaatggcaGAATTGGCTGAAGGAATGTAAGATGGAATGTATCGAGAAATGGCAAAAATCAAGACGTACCCAACttcatcttttaatttctcaTATTCCAAGTTACAAGAGCTTTTAACGTTCCAAATTCCTTGTTgaaatttacaaaatttattaaaGTTCATGTCCCTTACAAAATGTAATTAATAGTCCTTTTTCGTTATTGTAAAGTAATAAATACCTGGGTATTTGAGTAAAGTTGTCACagaggtaacaacaacaacatacccagtgtattcccacaaagtggaaaCTCAATTATTTGGCCAGAAGCTACAATGCAAGTTTACATGTGCAGATTCAACCTGAAATGTCAAAGATGGAAACTCATTCATCACTAAGTTCAATCTGGTTAAAGTTTCACTTCAATTTCCTTATTCAAAACTAGACTGAAGATAATGACTATAAAAAGACTCCAACTTATTAACACACTTGCAGTACCTCATTTTATTAGTCAAGCACTTCGTCTAACACAGAATTGTCGTTTCAATATGTGGCAGCAAGAACAAGATAAAGCAAAAGAAAGTTGTGTAGCTCCTAACCTCACTATCCCTGAAAAAGTTCTCTCCACAAAGCTCAAAGATTTCAGCTACAGTAGTTCCACCAACAGCCTGCTCTATCAATCTGTCACTGAAGGATGGAAAAAAGAGAACGACTCACACTTATTAGAAGAAATAACCACCACAAACTGGAGTAGAAGGTGTCAAAGGATAGTTAATGGAAAGAAGGAAGCTAGATACTCGAGCTTCACTAGTCATGCCATTACTTATATAGCCCTAACAAACTGTTGAAATGACACTTCTCTTGAATCTACAATATACAGAGAACAGAATCCAAAAGATATATGTTATTTAAGCTTACCAGTCGAAAAAGGAATATCCCAGTGTTTCTGCCAAAATTCGGCCCACAGTTGTTTTGCCGGAGCCCATCATTCCTGTATTGAGGAAAAAGTGTTGTATAATCTAGCAAGACACCAGAAGTGGATAagcatttaaataaaaaactcGTAAATAAATGAGATCTAACAGGATTTGCATGAGCCATGAtctatttaaaagaaaattcataTGTAGCTATTTAAGCAGAAAAGACATCAGTAAACTGACCAACAAGGTATACACATCGTCCATCTAGATATTCTTCAACCTCCTCTGCTTTATTCTGGAATTAAAAGGAAAGTGAAGCTATCAGAAGCCAGTCTAATACACAAAGCAACTTCTTATTCATCCTTAACAATTGTCTTTGAAAATAGAAGGACGGGAAAATTAAGGAGACAACTATGTTTTATTCCTTCCTTTTTTTGGTTAACCCAAAGGGGAAGAAAACGAGATAGAGGAAAGTGCATTCAACAACTCGTTCAATTCAATTCTCTATAGCAACTAAATGATAAGTTTTCTCCACCTATCACTTAATGTTCTCTGTTTATACGTTCtccttatttcttttatttccttttgTGTTTTGCAAGTTTCCAACCAAGGTAGATTTCCCAATGGAATGGATATTGAAAAGATAGGCaacatgaaaaatatatgaacataCATGAGAGTCCGATACAGTGTTAGATTAGCTGAATGAAAAGGTAAGGAGGCAAAAGGACATATTACTATACCTTCAATGTCTCGATTTCTTCAATTGATGCAGAAAGACATTCAGACTCCAAAACTGAAGCTATAAAACAAACACCACAGTTCAATAAGAAATGGATTAGCATATTATGCTTTAGTGTTAAATTTAACCATGCACATTGTTAGTAAAAATGTGTATATGTGGTGGGCCTTATTACAGAATCATAACGTCCAGTTGTCAGCTATTAGGTGGATATAGTTTTAGGTGCTTCCAGAAAATGCCCATGCATGAAAGGTATAATAACGGTCATACAAATTAAGAAAATGTAAATATTCCCCCACCTTTCGCATGGAAGAAAACAAAGCGTAAAAGGTGCCGACTCCTTTGGTAGACAAGGTAATGCTGCAGTTAGCTAATCAAATATATAGGGAAAATAGAACCAACCGAGCAACCACAGGTTAAGTATGTAATGGCAGGTGTCTGGA
Proteins encoded:
- the LOC107851510 gene encoding shikimate kinase, chloroplastic, with amino-acid sequence MEVRVSQSLQLSSWINSDKIVRKPSGSLRLSDKWKDKPRHRIVVSCHFQPRKAAYSERGVQLKVSCSSHNVQASVLESECLSASIEEIETLKNKAEEVEEYLDGRCVYLVGMMGSGKTTVGRILAETLGYSFFDCDRLIEQAVGGTTVAEIFELCGENFFRDSETEVLQKLSLMHRLVVSTGGGAVVRPINWRHMHKGISVWLDVPLEALAKRIIAEGTKSRPLLHEESGDAYDKTLKRLTTLMEKRGENYANASARVSLENIAVKREKDVCHITPTEITLEVLIQIENFLKHQKSVVVL